CAGCGGCGACAAGGTGCTCCTGGCTGACCCGCACTACGCCTGCTACCCCAATTTCATCCGCCTGGCCGGCGGCGAGCCGGTCTTCGTGCCCGTGCGCGAGGAGGAAGGCTACCAGCCCACGCCAGCGGGCGTGCGCGCCGCCATGCAGTCGGGAGGACCGGGCGTCAAGGCGTTGCTGGTCAACTCCCCCGGCAACCCCACGGGCACGTGCCTGGATCTGCCTCGCCTGCAGGCCCTGGCCGATGCCGCTCCCTGTCTGGTGAGTGACGAGATCTACAACGGCCTGGTGTATGCGGCCCCTGGCGCCGCGCTGCAGGAAGTCAGCGCCCTGCAGGCCACGGATCAGGCCCTGGTGCTGGACGGCTTTTCCAAACGCTTTGCCATGACGGGCATGCGGCTGGGCTACCTGATTTTCCCGCCGCAGCTGGCCCGGGCCGTCTCCTCCATGACGCAGACGCTGTTCATCTCCCCCAACACCGTCTCCCAGTGGGCCGGGGTGGCGGCGCTGCGGGAGTGCGCGTCCCACGTGGAGGCCATGCGCACCACCTACGACCAGCGCCGCCGGCTGATGATCGATCGCCTCACCGGCATGGGCTTCTCCCTGCTCACGGAGCCCACCGGCGCATTCTATGTGTTCGTCAATGTGCGCCGGATTTGCGAGGCCCTGGGGCAGGATTCCCTGGCCCTGGCCAATCGCATCCTGGAAGAGGCCCATGTGGGCGTGACGCCGGGCATCGACTTCGGTCCCGGCGGGGAAGGGCACTTGCGCTTCTCCTATGCCACGTCCCTGGAACGCATCGAGGAAGGCCTGCAGCGTCTGGCCCGGTGGCTGGAGCGCACGGGCTGTCATCCGGCCGGACTTCTGGGATAATCCGGCATGACGGAAGACGAATACGGGGTGGTTTCAGGGATCTATGATCCCTTGCTGGATCCGCTGCTTGCGCCCCTGCGGCGGGCGGTGGCGGCCATGGCCCGCGCCAGGGGCTGGACGCGCATGGTGGATGTGGGCGGCGGCACGGGGCGGCAGTGCCAGGCCCTGGCCGCCGCAGGGGTCTCGTGTCTGCTGGTGGATCGCTCCCCGGGCATGCTCCGTGTGGCCCGGGGGCGGCGCATGGCGCTGCTGGACGTGCTGCAGGGGGACGCCGTATGCCTGCCCCTGGCCGCCGCCGGCGCGGATGCCGTGGTCTTTTCCTTGTGTCTGCACGAGATGCCCCACCATGTCCGACAGGCAGCCCTGGCGGAAGCCGGCCGTGTGGGCCGGATGGTGGTGGCGGCGGACTATGCCCTGCCGGAGTCGGCAGACTGGCGCGGCCGGGCGGCGCTGCTGGCCGCGCACCTGCCGGAACGGCTGGCCGGGCGACGGCATTACGCCATGTTTCGGGACTTCCTGGCCCGAGGC
This sequence is a window from Megalodesulfovibrio gigas DSM 1382 = ATCC 19364. Protein-coding genes within it:
- a CDS encoding pyridoxal phosphate-dependent aminotransferase, with product MHAVSAPAPSRRSALVKPFYVMEILEKAQAMQRAGLDVVHLEVGEPDFETPQPIRDAAEKALRDGHTHYTHSLGLPELREAICQWYHDRYKVEVTPDRIAVTNGVSPAMLLAFCAILDSGDKVLLADPHYACYPNFIRLAGGEPVFVPVREEEGYQPTPAGVRAAMQSGGPGVKALLVNSPGNPTGTCLDLPRLQALADAAPCLVSDEIYNGLVYAAPGAALQEVSALQATDQALVLDGFSKRFAMTGMRLGYLIFPPQLARAVSSMTQTLFISPNTVSQWAGVAALRECASHVEAMRTTYDQRRRLMIDRLTGMGFSLLTEPTGAFYVFVNVRRICEALGQDSLALANRILEEAHVGVTPGIDFGPGGEGHLRFSYATSLERIEEGLQRLARWLERTGCHPAGLLG
- a CDS encoding class I SAM-dependent methyltransferase; translation: MTEDEYGVVSGIYDPLLDPLLAPLRRAVAAMARARGWTRMVDVGGGTGRQCQALAAAGVSCLLVDRSPGMLRVARGRRMALLDVLQGDAVCLPLAAAGADAVVFSLCLHEMPHHVRQAALAEAGRVGRMVVAADYALPESADWRGRAALLAAHLPERLAGRRHYAMFRDFLARGAAAGVLQAAGFEVLERASLFQGALAVILARPGRSQGAA